One stretch of Aquimarina sp. Aq107 DNA includes these proteins:
- a CDS encoding WG repeat-containing protein, which produces MKKALLITLALVFGLQTLFSQELAKARMDGKFGYINKNAKFVIQPQFKKANSFADGVALVLEGKKWGYINPDGKWLLEAQFDKAKDFNNGVAMVLKNKKWQYIDKEGKELSYSNAEKIYPFKEGVAFVREGKMVGLMNPKGEVIVKPQYKTIKGFQDGYARFANQSGQWGIIDNKGTIVIKPEYTSIGNYVNGVARAEKGEEVFGIASSNGFNKVDGATKIWNFRVGGTYTIARKDEKIGFIDKEGKWVIEPQFIKAKPFKNGYAGVFDGNKWGFIDTNGKVIIDYKYADVDYFDTNGMAPVKIEDWGFVNLKGELVIEAKYGITAGSFGFLSGRAAEKGFVDGLARVKYEKKWGFLTPDGKLLGDTWFENAEPFVNVK; this is translated from the coding sequence ATGAAAAAAGCACTTTTAATTACACTAGCATTAGTATTTGGTTTACAAACCTTATTTTCACAAGAACTGGCAAAAGCTAGGATGGATGGAAAGTTTGGGTACATTAATAAAAACGCCAAGTTTGTTATCCAACCTCAATTCAAAAAAGCAAATAGTTTTGCTGATGGAGTTGCATTGGTTTTGGAGGGTAAAAAATGGGGATACATCAATCCAGATGGAAAATGGTTATTGGAAGCTCAATTTGATAAAGCAAAAGATTTTAACAATGGAGTTGCTATGGTATTGAAAAATAAGAAATGGCAATACATTGATAAAGAAGGTAAAGAGTTATCTTATTCTAATGCCGAAAAAATATATCCTTTCAAAGAGGGTGTTGCTTTTGTTAGAGAAGGCAAGATGGTTGGGTTAATGAACCCAAAAGGAGAAGTAATTGTAAAACCACAGTATAAGACTATCAAAGGATTTCAGGATGGTTATGCTAGATTTGCTAACCAATCTGGTCAGTGGGGTATTATTGATAATAAAGGAACTATAGTAATTAAACCAGAATATACATCTATAGGTAATTACGTAAATGGTGTAGCGAGAGCTGAAAAAGGAGAAGAAGTTTTTGGAATAGCTTCTTCTAACGGTTTTAATAAAGTTGATGGAGCTACCAAAATATGGAATTTTAGAGTGGGCGGAACGTATACTATTGCAAGAAAAGATGAGAAAATAGGTTTTATTGATAAAGAAGGTAAATGGGTTATAGAACCACAGTTTATAAAGGCTAAACCTTTTAAAAATGGATATGCCGGTGTTTTTGATGGTAACAAATGGGGGTTTATTGATACTAATGGTAAAGTGATTATTGATTACAAATATGCAGATGTTGATTATTTTGATACTAATGGAATGGCTCCTGTCAAAATTGAAGACTGGGGATTTGTAAATCTGAAAGGAGAATTAGTGATAGAGGCTAAGTATGGTATCACCGCAGGTAGCTTTGGTTTTTTGTCAGGTAGAGCGGCAGAGAAAGGATTTGTGGATGGTTTAGCTCGTGTAAAGTATGAAAAAAAGTGGGGGTTTTTAACTCCGGACGGGAAGCTTTTAGGGGATACATGGTTTGAAAATGCAGAACCTTTTGTTAACGTTAAATAA
- the fabG gene encoding 3-oxoacyl-ACP reductase FabG: protein MKYALVTGGSRGIGRAIAVKLAKELEYPVLINYQSNDAAANETKKIIEDEGGQCTLLKFNVADREDTHKVLDNWIAENPDATIEIIINNAGITRDGLFMWMKPEDWHDVLNISLNGFYNVTNHLIQKMLTNRYGRIVNVVSVSGVKGTPGQANYSAAKGALVAATKALAQEVAKRKITVNAVAPGFIKTDMTAEMDEKELKRMIPVNRFGEAEEVADLVSFLASKKASYITGEVVNINGGIYS from the coding sequence ATGAAATACGCCCTTGTAACTGGTGGATCCAGAGGAATAGGAAGAGCAATTGCTGTTAAGTTAGCCAAAGAATTAGAGTATCCAGTTTTAATTAATTATCAGTCTAATGATGCAGCTGCTAATGAAACTAAAAAAATAATTGAAGATGAAGGAGGGCAGTGTACATTATTAAAATTTAATGTAGCTGATAGAGAGGATACACATAAAGTTTTAGATAATTGGATAGCTGAAAATCCAGATGCTACTATAGAAATTATAATCAATAATGCTGGAATTACTAGAGATGGATTGTTTATGTGGATGAAACCAGAAGATTGGCATGATGTTCTTAATATTAGTTTGAATGGTTTTTATAACGTTACCAATCATTTAATACAGAAGATGCTAACTAACAGGTATGGTCGTATTGTAAATGTGGTTTCTGTTTCGGGAGTAAAAGGAACACCTGGGCAAGCTAATTATTCTGCTGCTAAAGGTGCTTTGGTAGCTGCAACAAAAGCGTTGGCTCAGGAAGTAGCAAAAAGGAAGATTACAGTGAACGCTGTTGCGCCAGGTTTTATAAAAACGGATATGACAGCAGAGATGGATGAAAAAGAATTGAAGCGTATGATTCCTGTAAATCGTTTCGGAGAAGCAGAAGAGGTTGCTGATTTAGTATCTTTTTTAGCTTCTAAAAAGGCTTCATATATAACAGGAGAAGTTGTGAATATTAATGGAGGAATTTATTCATAA
- a CDS encoding beta-ketoacyl synthase produces the protein MRRVVITGMGIYSCIGSNVEEVKESLYQGKSGIVYEPSRKEFGYRSALTGTVPKPNLKKELSRRQRVSFGSESEYAYIATKQAFDQAGVDQEFLDNEEIGVLFGNDSTAESVMQAIDKIRIKKDTTLVGSGGVFKSMNSTVTMNLSTVFKLKGVNFTISAACASGSHSVGMGYLLIKQGLQDYVLCGGAQEINDYAFGSFDGLGVFSVNEENPTQASRPFDSGRDGLVPSGGGAALFMESYESAVKRGATILGEVVGYGFSSNGDHISTPNQEGPARAMKRAVDQANVKPEDVDYVNAHATSTPIGDANEAKAINEVFGESRPYVSSTKSMTGHECWMAGASEIVYSLIMLNNSFIAPNINLESPDEDSSKLNLVKETVDKKIDVFLSNSFGFGGTNSAIVIKKI, from the coding sequence ATGCGTAGAGTAGTTATTACTGGAATGGGGATATATTCTTGTATTGGTTCTAATGTAGAAGAAGTAAAAGAATCATTATATCAAGGGAAATCTGGCATTGTTTATGAACCATCTCGAAAAGAGTTTGGTTATAGATCTGCTTTGACAGGAACCGTTCCTAAACCTAATTTAAAAAAGGAACTGAGTAGAAGGCAAAGAGTAAGTTTTGGTTCTGAGTCCGAATATGCTTATATAGCTACAAAACAAGCGTTTGATCAAGCAGGTGTAGATCAAGAATTTTTAGATAATGAAGAGATAGGCGTTTTGTTTGGGAATGATAGTACTGCAGAGTCGGTAATGCAAGCTATCGATAAGATAAGAATTAAGAAGGATACTACGTTAGTCGGTTCTGGAGGCGTTTTTAAGTCTATGAACTCTACGGTAACAATGAATCTTTCAACTGTTTTTAAATTAAAAGGAGTAAACTTTACCATTAGTGCGGCTTGTGCTAGTGGATCCCATTCAGTAGGAATGGGGTATTTGTTAATTAAACAAGGTTTGCAAGATTATGTTTTGTGTGGGGGAGCTCAAGAGATTAATGATTATGCTTTTGGGAGTTTTGATGGATTAGGAGTATTCTCTGTTAATGAAGAAAATCCAACACAAGCATCGAGACCTTTTGATAGTGGTAGAGATGGATTAGTGCCTAGTGGTGGTGGTGCAGCTTTATTCATGGAGTCTTATGAAAGTGCGGTTAAAAGAGGAGCAACTATTTTAGGAGAAGTGGTAGGATATGGTTTTTCATCTAATGGAGATCATATTTCTACGCCAAACCAGGAGGGACCTGCTAGAGCTATGAAACGAGCAGTGGATCAGGCTAATGTAAAGCCTGAAGATGTGGACTATGTTAATGCACATGCCACATCTACTCCAATAGGAGATGCAAATGAGGCAAAGGCGATTAATGAAGTTTTTGGAGAATCAAGACCTTACGTGAGTTCTACAAAATCTATGACAGGACATGAGTGTTGGATGGCAGGAGCAAGTGAGATTGTTTATTCTTTAATAATGTTAAACAATTCATTTATAGCACCTAATATTAACTTAGAATCTCCGGATGAGGATTCGTCAAAGTTAAATTTGGTAAAAGAAACTGTAGATAAAAAAATTGATGTATTTTTGTCAAATTCATTTGGGTTTGGGGGCACAAATTCTGCAATCGTCATAAAAAAGATTTAG
- a CDS encoding phosphopantetheine-binding protein: METSVIVEKVDDFLIEEFEVEADEIAPEANLKETLDLDSLDYVDLVVAIEATFGVKLVGDDFVGVESFQDFYDLIERKVNI; the protein is encoded by the coding sequence ATGGAAACAAGTGTAATTGTTGAAAAAGTTGATGACTTTTTGATCGAAGAATTCGAGGTAGAAGCGGATGAAATTGCTCCCGAAGCAAACCTTAAAGAAACATTAGATTTAGATAGTTTAGATTACGTAGATCTTGTCGTAGCTATTGAAGCGACTTTTGGAGTGAAATTGGTTGGTGATGATTTTGTTGGAGTAGAAAGTTTTCAAGATTTTTATGATTTGATAGAACGTAAAGTCAATATTTAG
- a CDS encoding lipid A biosynthesis acyltransferase, whose translation MAQWEGKAKGTPLGYKIFIFFIKNLGLNAAYSILIFVAAYYVIFSYSTTKASYYFYNKRLKQSRFKSFVSVYKNYIVFGQTLIDRTAISFGLKSKFTFTHDGREKMQALLSKGEGGIIFSAHVGSFNIARYFFDDFDMTNTGINLMVTDQENEQIKEYVGAVSNDTSMKFIVIKEDMSHIFQMNDVLANGEVIIFAADRYVEGIQFLEHEFFGKSVKFPSGPYKLAARKKKPILFMYIMKGARKQYNLYAREPEFTEQSIKPSHVLKEYVRNTEIMVNKYPLQWFNYYDYWDDLKT comes from the coding sequence ATGGCCCAATGGGAAGGTAAAGCTAAAGGAACACCTTTAGGATATAAAATATTCATTTTCTTTATAAAGAATTTAGGATTAAATGCTGCTTACTCAATTCTAATATTTGTAGCAGCGTATTATGTTATATTTTCCTATTCAACTACAAAAGCTAGTTATTACTTTTATAATAAAAGGCTAAAGCAATCTCGCTTTAAGTCTTTTGTCAGTGTATATAAAAATTATATAGTTTTTGGTCAAACACTTATAGATAGGACAGCGATATCTTTTGGCCTAAAAAGTAAATTCACTTTCACTCATGACGGGCGGGAAAAAATGCAAGCACTCTTAAGTAAAGGTGAGGGTGGAATTATCTTCAGTGCTCACGTAGGAAGTTTTAATATCGCACGTTATTTTTTTGATGATTTTGATATGACCAATACCGGTATCAATCTAATGGTTACCGATCAAGAAAATGAACAAATAAAGGAATATGTTGGAGCAGTATCTAACGATACTAGCATGAAATTTATCGTTATTAAAGAAGATATGTCTCATATCTTTCAGATGAATGATGTTTTAGCAAATGGCGAGGTGATAATTTTTGCAGCAGATAGATATGTAGAAGGAATTCAATTTCTGGAACATGAGTTTTTTGGTAAGTCAGTAAAATTTCCTTCGGGACCATATAAGTTAGCTGCAAGAAAAAAGAAGCCTATTCTTTTTATGTATATTATGAAAGGAGCTAGAAAACAATACAATTTATACGCTCGTGAACCAGAGTTTACAGAGCAATCTATTAAACCTAGTCATGTTCTGAAAGAGTATGTTAGAAATACTGAGATCATGGTTAATAAATATCCTTTACAATGGTTTAATTACTATGACTATTGGGATGATCTTAAAACCTAG
- a CDS encoding flavodoxin, with product MKNVLVLYYSQSGQLGEILTNLVEPLTIDEECDLTIHQIKPEESYQFPWNKKDFIQAFPESYLQIPSPNIPIPEEVKKKKYDLIILGYTVWYLSPSIPINSFLKSDDAKVLLKDTPVITVNGSRNMWILTQEKVKRLLVDCKAQLVGNIAFVDRHWNHISVITIVHWMMGGEKTKYLGIFPKPGVSEEDIHGAGKFGTIIKKYLFRENYEQLQEELVKDGAVRIKPFLIRSDKSGNHIFSKWSAHIYKVGLKSPKRRAKWLNFFEYYLQFAIWVFVPIVFIIFLLTYVPFYARIKKDIKYYQSTRLR from the coding sequence ATGAAGAATGTACTTGTTTTGTATTATAGTCAGAGTGGTCAATTAGGTGAGATATTAACGAATCTGGTGGAGCCTTTGACGATCGACGAAGAATGTGATTTAACAATACATCAAATAAAACCAGAAGAATCTTATCAATTTCCTTGGAATAAAAAAGACTTTATACAAGCTTTCCCAGAATCATATTTGCAAATCCCAAGTCCTAATATTCCTATTCCAGAAGAAGTAAAGAAAAAAAAATATGATCTGATTATATTAGGCTATACAGTTTGGTATCTTTCACCTTCGATTCCTATTAATTCTTTTTTGAAAAGTGATGATGCTAAAGTATTACTAAAAGATACTCCTGTTATTACTGTAAATGGTTCCAGGAACATGTGGATCTTAACTCAGGAAAAAGTTAAAAGGTTATTGGTTGACTGTAAGGCGCAATTAGTCGGTAATATTGCTTTTGTAGATAGACATTGGAATCATATTAGTGTTATTACGATTGTTCATTGGATGATGGGAGGTGAGAAAACTAAATATTTAGGAATTTTCCCAAAACCTGGGGTTTCAGAAGAGGATATTCATGGTGCAGGAAAGTTCGGAACGATTATTAAAAAATATCTTTTTCGAGAAAATTATGAACAATTACAGGAAGAGTTGGTTAAAGATGGAGCAGTTCGAATAAAACCTTTCTTAATTAGGTCAGATAAATCTGGAAATCATATCTTTAGTAAGTGGTCGGCACACATATATAAAGTAGGACTGAAATCACCAAAAAGGAGAGCAAAGTGGTTAAACTTTTTTGAGTATTATCTACAATTTGCTATTTGGGTTTTTGTACCTATAGTTTTTATTATATTTTTGTTGACTTATGTACCTTTTTATGCACGCATAAAAAAAGATATTAAATATTATCAATCAACAAGATTACGATAA
- a CDS encoding beta-ketoacyl-ACP synthase III, with product MKNVYITKTGHFLPNEPVSNDEMEKRLGMIDDQPSRARRIVLRNNGIKERYYAVDSHGNITHNNAQLTRETIKNLCDSDFSEKEIELLSCGTSTPDNLLPSHASMVHGLLDTQDSIELNTASGVCCSGMSALKYGFLSVKSDSTKNAICTGTERVSTWMQSRKFDKEVENLKSLEEQPIIGFKKDFLRWMLSDGGGAFLLEDKPRGENSLRIDWMQAYSFAHELEACMYAGGDKNEDGSLKPWSEYEPAEWLSESVFSLKQDVKILDKHVVPKAVSSMKDAFEKNNLKEEEIDYFLPHISSFYFEERLSNEMINQGISIPKEKWFTNLERVGNVGSASIYLMINELKNSGKLKKGDKVVAMVPESGRFSYFHILFTVC from the coding sequence ATGAAAAACGTTTACATAACAAAAACAGGGCACTTCTTGCCGAATGAGCCAGTCTCGAATGATGAAATGGAAAAGAGACTAGGGATGATTGATGATCAGCCTTCAAGAGCTAGAAGAATTGTTTTGAGAAATAATGGGATTAAAGAACGGTATTATGCTGTAGATAGTCATGGAAACATAACTCATAATAATGCTCAACTTACAAGAGAAACAATCAAAAATCTATGTGATTCTGATTTTTCAGAAAAAGAAATAGAGTTACTTTCTTGTGGAACTTCTACTCCAGATAATTTGTTGCCTTCTCACGCATCTATGGTCCATGGATTGTTAGATACTCAGGATAGTATTGAATTAAATACTGCTTCAGGTGTGTGTTGTTCTGGAATGAGTGCACTAAAGTATGGTTTTTTATCTGTTAAGTCTGATAGTACTAAAAATGCTATTTGTACGGGAACAGAAAGAGTTTCTACTTGGATGCAATCTAGAAAATTTGATAAAGAAGTAGAGAATTTAAAATCTTTAGAGGAGCAACCAATTATTGGATTTAAAAAAGACTTCCTTAGATGGATGTTATCTGATGGAGGAGGAGCTTTTTTATTAGAAGATAAACCAAGAGGAGAAAACTCTTTGCGAATTGATTGGATGCAAGCCTATTCATTTGCACATGAATTAGAGGCTTGTATGTATGCTGGAGGAGATAAAAATGAGGATGGAAGTCTTAAGCCTTGGAGTGAATATGAACCAGCAGAATGGTTGTCAGAATCTGTTTTTTCGCTAAAACAGGATGTAAAAATATTAGATAAACATGTTGTTCCAAAAGCAGTTTCTAGTATGAAAGATGCCTTTGAAAAAAACAACCTAAAAGAAGAAGAGATAGATTATTTTTTACCTCATATTTCTTCATTTTATTTTGAAGAAAGGTTAAGTAATGAAATGATAAACCAAGGAATTTCAATTCCAAAAGAGAAATGGTTTACAAATCTGGAAAGGGTTGGTAATGTCGGTTCTGCATCTATTTATTTAATGATAAATGAATTGAAAAACTCTGGAAAATTAAAAAAAGGAGATAAGGTAGTTGCGATGGTTCCAGAAAGTGGCCGTTTTTCATACTTTCATATCTTATTTACTGTTTGCTAA
- a CDS encoding BtrH N-terminal domain-containing protein has translation MKINFEHNQSAHCENGVVSNLLNYNGLKVSEPMVFGIASGVFFIYIPFIKVNFAPMFSFRPVPGFIFSRVSKRLGFKIKRHKFKSKEKAQQTLDAELSKNNPVGLQVGVYNLTYFPDEYRFHFNAHNLVVYGKDGDDYLISDPVMQEVTTLSSKELEKVRFAKGPFAPNGHIYYPTELPNNIDLKKAITKGIKQAYRHMLAPVPIVGFRGIRFVAKRIRKWPDKIGIKKTNHYLGQLVRMQEEIGTGGGGFRFIFAAFLQEASVIMENPRLAELSKEMTVIGDQWRDFAIDASRLYKNRSRETDAYNKIADKLDAIALAERAFFLDLKKAIK, from the coding sequence TTGAAAATAAACTTTGAACACAATCAATCTGCCCATTGCGAAAATGGAGTGGTTTCTAATTTGTTAAATTATAATGGGCTTAAAGTAAGTGAACCAATGGTATTTGGAATTGCTTCAGGAGTGTTCTTTATATATATACCTTTTATCAAGGTAAACTTCGCTCCAATGTTCAGTTTTAGACCTGTTCCAGGCTTTATTTTCTCTAGAGTAAGTAAAAGATTAGGGTTTAAGATAAAAAGACATAAATTTAAATCAAAGGAGAAAGCTCAGCAGACTTTAGATGCGGAATTATCAAAAAATAATCCAGTAGGGTTGCAGGTTGGAGTGTATAACTTGACTTATTTTCCTGATGAATATCGTTTTCACTTTAATGCGCATAATTTAGTGGTATATGGTAAAGATGGAGATGATTACTTAATTAGTGATCCTGTGATGCAAGAAGTAACTACACTATCTTCGAAGGAATTAGAAAAAGTGCGTTTTGCTAAAGGTCCTTTTGCGCCAAATGGCCATATTTATTATCCTACAGAATTACCAAATAATATAGATCTTAAAAAGGCGATTACTAAAGGAATAAAGCAGGCATATAGACATATGTTAGCTCCAGTTCCGATTGTTGGATTTAGAGGAATTAGGTTTGTGGCTAAGAGAATTCGAAAATGGCCGGATAAAATAGGTATAAAAAAGACAAATCATTACTTGGGTCAATTGGTCCGAATGCAAGAAGAGATAGGTACTGGAGGTGGAGGTTTTCGATTTATTTTTGCAGCTTTCTTGCAGGAAGCATCAGTGATTATGGAAAACCCTCGGTTGGCAGAATTATCGAAGGAAATGACTGTAATTGGAGATCAATGGAGAGATTTTGCGATTGATGCTTCTAGACTTTATAAAAATAGAAGCAGAGAAACAGATGCTTATAATAAAATTGCTGATAAGCTAGATGCTATTGCATTAGCCGAAAGAGCATTCTTTTTAGATCTTAAGAAAGCGATTAAATAA
- a CDS encoding ABC transporter ATP-binding protein: MDKTPLIDIKNISKQYKGAAFLSLDKVNLQIKTGEVYGLLGPNGAGKTTLISILCGLIKPTSGEVLISGNSFKTHAKDIQKSIGVVPQEYALYPKLTAKENLFYFGSMFGMKKSELSPIITSHLDQLGLLPFADKKIKTFSGGMKRRVNLIAGILHNPMLLFLDEPTVGVDVQSKQAITTKLVELNQSGTTIIYTSHHLREAQDLCSMVGIIDSGKIIAEDTPSKLIKNTKEARNLEDVFIELTGRELRDYA, encoded by the coding sequence ATGGATAAAACTCCTCTTATTGACATAAAAAATATCTCTAAACAATATAAAGGAGCTGCATTTCTTTCATTAGATAAGGTGAACTTACAAATAAAAACCGGAGAAGTATATGGGCTTCTTGGACCTAATGGAGCAGGAAAAACTACATTAATATCCATTTTATGTGGATTGATTAAACCCACTTCGGGAGAAGTGCTGATTTCAGGAAATAGTTTTAAAACACATGCAAAAGATATTCAAAAATCCATAGGGGTTGTACCTCAAGAATATGCATTATATCCCAAGTTAACTGCTAAGGAAAATCTGTTTTATTTTGGAAGTATGTTTGGGATGAAAAAATCCGAGCTTTCCCCAATAATTACATCACATTTAGATCAATTAGGGTTGTTGCCTTTTGCTGATAAAAAGATTAAAACCTTTTCAGGTGGTATGAAAAGAAGGGTGAATCTGATTGCAGGAATACTACATAATCCAATGTTGTTGTTTTTAGATGAACCTACTGTTGGAGTAGATGTTCAATCTAAACAAGCGATTACTACTAAGCTTGTAGAACTCAATCAGTCTGGAACTACTATAATTTATACGTCCCATCATTTAAGAGAAGCACAGGATTTGTGTTCTATGGTTGGGATTATTGATTCAGGAAAAATTATCGCAGAAGATACACCGTCTAAATTGATTAAGAATACTAAAGAAGCAAGGAATTTAGAAGATGTGTTTATAGAACTTACAGGAAGAGAACTTCGTGATTATGCATAG
- a CDS encoding ABC transporter permease, which produces MHRFLASIKKEFLLLLRDPGGLIILFLMPIVLVVTVTLIQDATFKSVSSNSIEILLVDKDKGKLSAEIQKSFSEIEFLEPVSKIDNTSLTEEKARLLVASGDYQLAVVIPEGLSKELQNQIDKNISKILEEFEGSVDSLKTDDITEALPDNKVVKLYFDPITQETFRSSVIFAVDKLVASIETKSIYEAFEKELGESESLKSFNRDTFVKYDQINPSLSGELIIPNSVQHNIPAWTLFAIFFMILPLSLNLVHEKGQGTFVRLQTTPINYATIIGGKAFLFLLVSILQFTLVLLLGLYVFPKLGLPVLDLGNNLGLLYVVAISSGLAAIGLGVLLGTVFNSHEQAAPFGAVLVVLLAAIGGVWVPVFAMPDTMQMIAKISPMNWGLEAFYDCFLRKGSLIDILPEIGLLIGFFISTIVIAILYYEKKKAV; this is translated from the coding sequence ATGCATAGATTTTTAGCATCCATAAAAAAAGAGTTTTTATTACTCCTAAGAGATCCTGGGGGATTAATCATTCTGTTCTTAATGCCAATTGTTTTGGTAGTTACTGTTACATTAATTCAGGATGCGACGTTTAAATCTGTATCGAGTAATTCAATAGAAATACTATTAGTTGATAAAGATAAGGGGAAGTTATCAGCTGAAATCCAAAAGAGTTTTTCTGAAATAGAATTTTTGGAACCCGTGTCTAAAATAGACAATACATCACTTACAGAAGAAAAAGCAAGACTTTTAGTAGCTTCTGGAGATTATCAGTTAGCAGTTGTGATCCCTGAGGGATTAAGTAAAGAACTCCAAAATCAGATAGATAAAAATATTTCTAAAATACTCGAAGAGTTTGAAGGCTCTGTAGATTCTCTCAAAACAGATGATATTACAGAAGCATTACCAGATAATAAAGTTGTAAAGCTTTATTTTGACCCTATAACTCAGGAAACCTTTAGAAGTTCTGTGATATTTGCAGTTGATAAGTTAGTAGCTAGTATAGAGACTAAGTCGATCTATGAGGCTTTTGAAAAAGAATTAGGAGAGTCAGAAAGTCTTAAATCTTTTAATAGAGATACTTTTGTTAAATATGATCAAATAAATCCATCTTTATCAGGAGAGTTAATTATTCCAAATTCTGTTCAGCATAATATTCCAGCCTGGACTTTGTTTGCAATATTTTTTATGATTTTACCTTTATCATTAAATCTTGTTCATGAGAAAGGACAAGGAACATTTGTTCGATTACAAACAACACCGATTAATTATGCAACTATTATTGGAGGAAAGGCATTTCTGTTTTTATTAGTTAGTATCTTACAATTTACATTAGTGTTGTTACTAGGGCTTTATGTATTTCCTAAATTGGGTCTTCCGGTTTTGGATTTAGGGAATAATCTAGGTTTACTATATGTGGTAGCGATATCTTCTGGATTGGCAGCAATAGGATTAGGGGTCTTATTGGGTACGGTATTTAATTCACACGAACAAGCAGCACCATTTGGAGCTGTTTTAGTTGTTTTACTTGCAGCGATTGGCGGAGTATGGGTTCCTGTCTTTGCAATGCCAGATACGATGCAGATGATAGCCAAAATATCTCCAATGAACTGGGGATTAGAAGCTTTTTATGATTGTTTTTTAAGAAAAGGTAGTCTGATAGATATTCTTCCTGAAATAGGTTTGCTTATTGGGTTTTTTATTAGTACTATCGTAATCGCTATACTATATTATGAAAAGAAAAAAGCGGTCTAA
- a CDS encoding thioesterase family protein, which translates to MKRKKRSKEVVTDIKYVHEVRVRFNDCDPLSIVWHGIYITYFEEGREAFGRTHGISYLHVKDNNYVTPIVNSNCDHKLPLKYGDIATVETIYVDSPAAKMIFRYNVYNQNKDLVCVGETTQVFLDMDGNMSLSIPEFFLDWKRKVGLL; encoded by the coding sequence ATGAAAAGAAAAAAGCGGTCTAAAGAAGTTGTAACCGATATCAAATATGTTCACGAGGTAAGAGTCAGGTTTAATGACTGTGATCCTCTTAGCATTGTTTGGCATGGTATTTATATTACCTATTTTGAAGAAGGTAGAGAAGCTTTCGGGAGAACTCACGGTATTTCGTATTTACATGTAAAGGATAATAATTATGTTACTCCGATTGTTAATTCTAATTGCGATCATAAGTTACCATTAAAATATGGAGATATCGCTACTGTAGAAACTATATATGTAGATAGCCCAGCGGCAAAAATGATTTTTAGGTACAATGTGTATAATCAAAATAAAGATTTGGTTTGTGTTGGAGAAACTACACAAGTATTTTTAGATATGGATGGTAATATGTCTTTAAGTATTCCAGAATTTTTTCTTGATTGGAAACGTAAAGTAGGTTTATTATGA